The nucleotide sequence GATGCAGTGAGATGTTCGGCTTGCTCGggggtggtgatggtggatCAGAGGGAGGTTTGGCTGCAAGCAACGTAGTCTTGAGCACCATTTTGTGGGTTTCACTGATAGCTAGTGAACTAAAAGCCAGAAAGAAATGAGAGACAGTATATCTTTTCgggggatgatgatgaaggagttGAAGGGCATGATGAAAGCGGCGCATCTCAcatgaggaagttgagatgGCTGACTAAACGCGCGTAGGCCAATAGGGTAGGTTCAAGCTGCAACCACTAAGGTTCAGCAGCCATTCTTCATATACGGTGAGATTGTagaattataatatcttCTCAGTTTACCGTAGTGACAATGAGCTGCGTTACGGTTGTTTGAATAGTCTGATCTCAGCAAACTGGTTATGGGTTTGTGAACTGCCATGTACATGCCTTTTGAGTGCAATCATGATGGAAGTCAGATATATAGAGCTGATATTGAAACATGAATGCTACGAGATTCTTGAAATTCCAGAGAGACTCTAAAGAGAAGGCCAATACTCTACAATCAAAGCTTTCTTTGTCGTGTTCATTGCAAAACTCTCAGACCATGTCAGTGTGCACGATTGCATACCACCGTTATCCCTTCTCTATTATGAGTCGAACGAGTCTCATACGAGAAGTGGAAAGCCCAATAAAAAACAGTATCGACACTTCTGCTATCTTGTTGACAGGTAGACTGTGGATAGAAGCAgacagtctcttcatcctacAACGGTACTTAGAAAGGAGAACCAAGGGGCAggctgtacggagtatggtGACCGAGAAATTCGCCCGCAAGTTGGATGATGCTGACTATATGATTGCTAACAAGGCCAGGTATTCTTTGCTTATATATACCGAGTCAGGGCAGAAGATTAAGGTGACTGTATGGAACAAGGGTTTGGAAGAACTCGAGATTACAGCGGCTCTTGGCAGGGCAGACAGCCAGTTTTAAATGTCCACTTGAAGGAGCCACTTGTACGAATTGGGTACTGTACAAAGCTTGATCGTGTAGACTGACCAGTTATAGGCGAGATTTAGCCGCAGGTGATGATATGATACTTGACAGATTCACTCCCCCAGCCGTGCTGTAATAGCCAAGGACATTAAGCGAAATCATAGACGTGCCATTGAATACCCCACCGATAACCCCATCATCACGTTGAGATGAGAcgaaaaataagctattaccAACGGCTTCTAGCGCCGGGTATCTGAAACATCAAAGGGTGGATCAGGATCATCTTATCTTGTCGGCATATCGTAGTACAACACAAGAAGCTGAGCCATTTGCTTGTTACAGTCATTCTATCACAGTTTATCTATCTACTATGTATAacaaagatcaagaagacgcTAGAATAGAGATAAGAATGGTACCCAAACGATGGTGTCTGTGTTGGTGATCATCTGTATATTTAACCGCCATCCTCAGATTTATCCGCCCTGTTCCTGAACTAACTTAACACTCTGTTCCTGGATCCCTCCTTTCATGGATAATTGGTCAACAACAGGGCAGTACGCAAGGAACCAACAATTTTGACATTGCCGAACATTCAATGGCAATTTACCCGGGTAATCAACACAAACTGGGTCGATCTCTTCGTCACGATACGCTATCTCCATTGCCAGTTTCGGTCCCTGACACGACAAAATATGCATCCCTGTCACAGACCTGAGACGAAGCGGGACGTGCCAGGGGACTTACACCACAAATGACTGACGGAAGATATTTTACCGTAAGGTTAAAGGACACAAGGCTCTCATATGCAGATGGGACGATCTACATGGGCTTTAATGATATTCCAGCGGCTAAGCTCAAGATTGTATGTACGGTTAAGCTAGCGAATGGATATATATCATGATCTCGGGTCCCGCATCTATactcgcttcttctttgttAACAAACGCGAGTCGTTTATTGACAttccttccttcttttttcccttctttcaGTAGctcaagaaaaagcaaaataCACTCTTTTGTTTGccttttttaagctactataCACTCTTTTTCCCCACACAAAAATGCACAAGACTACACTCCTTGGACTTTTGGCCTCGAGCCCTGTCTCGGCCCAGCTTCACAGCCTGGCGCAGGCCGCTGGACTCAAGTACTTCGGCTCAGCTGTCGATAACGGATATATCAGCGATGCGCCCTACAGCAAGCTAGCTGACGACGTTGAGGAGTTTGGACAGCTCGTTCCGGAGAACGGACAGAAGTGGGAGACTGTTGAGCCCAAGCAGGGTGATTTCGTTTACACGACTGCTGATGTTGTCCCGGATCTTGCGAAGAAGAATGGTCAGATTTTGAGGTGTCATGCTTTGACTTGGCACAGTCAGCTTCCTTCCTGGGGTGAGTGATACTACATGTTTGGGTCGGGGTGTTGTGCTAATGCATATAGTTTCCGATGGTGCTTTCTCTGCTGAGGAGCTCACTGAGGTCATCGAGGCTCATATTGCCAACGTTGTTGAGCACTACAAGGGTGATTGTTACGCTTGGGATGTGGTCAACGAGGCCATCGATGACAGCGCCGAGTGGCGAGACAGCGTCTTCTCCCGCACTCTGGGAACTGACTTCCTTGGCATCTCCTTCAAGGCTGCCCGCAAGGCCGATCCCGCTGCCAAGCTGTGAGTATCCCTCTCCTCAAGATACAAATGGGTCTGACCATTTAGGTACTACAACGACTACAACCTTGAGCAGAACGGTGCCAAGACCGACAAGGCTGTCGAGcttgtcaagcttctccagaagGAGGGCGCCCCCATCGACGGTGTTGGTTTCCAGGGTCATCTGATCGTCGGCGAGACTCCTTCTCGCTCTGAGCTCGCTGCCACTTTCAAGCGCTTCACTGATCTCAACGTTGAGGTCGCCATCACCGAGCTTGACATCCGCCACGAGTCTGTTCCCGCTACCGCCTCTCAGCTCAAGACTCAGGGAGATGAGTACGCCGATGTTGTTGGTGCCTGCCTCGACACCAAGGGCTGTGTTGGTGTTACCGTCTGGGGTATCACTGACAAGTACAGCTGGATCCCCGGTGTCTTCGAGGGTAACGGCGAGGCTCTTCTCTACACCGATGACtacgagaagaagcccgCCTGGACCAGTGTCTCCAGCCTTCTCGCCGCTGCTGCCACGGGAGCCCCTACCGGCAGTTCGGTTGCCCCCGTTGAGACTACTGCCCCCGCTACAACCctcgagaccaagaccaagcccGTCTACACTGTCCCTGGCACTACGAACTACATGAACACCACCGCTCCTCAGACCGAGCAGACCCGCACTGCTCTTGCTACTGAGACTGATGATAACGATGATGACTGTGCCGAAACCGATGCCCCCTTCCCTACATATGCCATTCCCACCAACGGAACCCAGGTCTATCCTACCAAGGCTCCTGTCGACGATGACTCCGATGATGACTGCGCCGAGACTGACGCCTCTTTCCCCACATACGCTGTCCCCACCAACGGAACTCAGGTTTACCCTACTAAGGCTcccgttgacgatgatgactgtGCTGAGACTGAGGCTCCCATTCCTACTCAAGCCCCTGCCCCCTCTGGTGATTGCGAAGAGGACGACGGCGAGTTCGAGCCCACTGTCGCTGCCGTCGAGTCCACCGCTCGCGTCCCCGTCGTCCGCAGCAGCTCAGCCTACACCTATAAGTGGAACACCGAGACAGCCGCTCCTCAAGTTCCCGCTCCCACAGGCACTGCCCCCGCTTACCCCGTTGGAACTGGCTCTGGCGGTGTTGTCAAGCACTACTACCAGTGCGGTGGTAAGAACTACAAGGGACCTACCGAGTGTGAGAAGCCCTACAAGTGCGTCGAGCACAACGAGTACTACTTTCAGTGCGTTTAAGGGGTGTAATTAGATGGGATTTGGGTGCTCTATTCTTCATTACTACATGTACATAGTTATCTCTACATAATTTAGAGTTCCTTGCTTGAAGAAGGAACTATTGTAAACTTCGCCTCATACTTGTAGTGACTTTAGTGACATGCAAGATCCCGCAAGCTTCGACACAGGCCAATCTACTGGGTTCGTATCTGAAGACATGGGCGAGACGATGGGTACCCGATTCCATGACACACGTAGGTCTTCGGGCCTCGATAGCTCCTTTCCGCATCGCAGCACCATTTTGATGCTTGTCAGATCACAGACGTCCACCTACGATATACCAAGAATGTATCAAGCTGGATTGGCTCTTCAACACAATCTCCAACCTCGATGCAATACAACAGCACTCAAACGTTTCACGGAATCTTAATCCATTCGTCTTTTTGGTGTCTTGATTAGTGAGAAGTGAGCTTCCCTATGTATCAGACCATCAGAAATCCATCAGCGACCTACATTGAGTCAGTACCtgtcgttgatcttggagTAGTTGACTTACATGTCGGGCCCAAAGCTTGACTGGGCCCATCACATGACGAGGAGGGAACCCTGGCCTGACTCTCAAGACCTGGATTAGGAATTTGTTGAAGTTCGTGTATTCCATATACACAGAGAAGTCCTCGTCGTCCATACTTTCAAGTTCTGCAAGGTGGGTATCCGTCACCTTTCTGGTCAAAAGCTCAAGCATATTCTCGGTATTGAGCTGCATTATATCCGGCTTCAGATTCTATTTAGCATAATTAGCATTCTTGTCTCTTCCTCTTAAAAAAGCCATAAATCAACTTACACCGTAGACCTGCTCGCGTACTTGTGCAACATAATCCTTCATGAGGTAGTACGCGAGCATTTCTGGAGTACCAGATCGGATCTTCACAACATATTTCATGTACCTGTAAAATGACGGGTCGCGATGAACCAAAACACAGAAGTTGCGCAAGTCTATTTCATCGAGCTTGTCGAGGCAGGCTTTGCTTGGGTTGAAGTGTTTTAGGCTCAATATTTCTGGGTTGCTGAGGATCCATGGGCTCGATATGTAGAAAATACGATTCTATAAGTCTGGAATTAGATATCATGTCTAACGAGCTTGAGGGGCTTATACCATGGTGTCCAGTTATGCTCGTGTTACGCGGGGCCGCATCTTAATCGAGAAGGATTAAGTTTGTGTTATTGAAACAGCTGGAAATATTTTGaagaataataaattatGGGGAAATGCAAAAGCGTTGGACTGATATGCTAAGTCGTGCACCTCGATATGGTTTCTTTTAAGGTTCtgtatactttttatatttcaTGGGTGTAGGCTTCTAGAATACTTTAAAATGCATGAGGAAGCTTTAGGTCTCCATTATCCCTCCTTTCTGTTACATCGGTTCAGGTTTCTGTCTTGACGCAAAAGTAAATATTCCAAGAAATGTCCCCAGAGATAACTCTCAGTTCTATAGTTCACTATTATCAGCTTTATGCTAAGGCTGATGACTCGTTCACGAGCATACACAAAACACTCATATTTCTAAATGGCATTTTATTGAAGTTTATTGTTTTCAATGAACTTAAACCTCGTAAGGCTCCCAAAGAGTTAAATATGTTAGGCAGGGCGTGTAAGAGGGTTTCGGATATCACCATAACGATGGTCCAGCACAGCCAGTCTATCATTTTATAGTTCTTGTCATCGAGTAGATACCGAGAACTGACAGAACAGACATTAGCTTTAAGGGTTCTAGTAAGTCGAATCTCAGCTTTCCAGTCTGTTCTGGGATGAGATGAACCTTAAATTTCCCCGTTGACCTTCCAGAAGATTCCCGAGGCTTGACTTTCAGGCACAGCATGTCACTACGGGTCGTAAAGCGCCAGCTCTagaagctttttttttttttctctcttttttcaTTTTTTGCTTTATATCTGCACTAAACTGAAGCCTCtggaaagagttttattGCAAAGTTTCGCCCATGACTCATCGTGTCATGCTGTTCGAGTCTATACTTTCTTACCATCCTATGGCAGTGTCTTCTATATACAG is from Fusarium musae strain F31 chromosome 4, whole genome shotgun sequence and encodes:
- a CDS encoding hypothetical protein (EggNog:ENOG41) — translated: MHKTTLLGLLASSPVSAQLHSLAQAAGLKYFGSAVDNGYISDAPYSKLADDVEEFGQLVPENGQKWETVEPKQGDFVYTTADVVPDLAKKNVSDGAFSAEELTEVIEAHIANVVEHYKGDCYAWDVVNEAIDDSAEWRDSVFSRTLGTDFLGISFKAARKADPAAKLYYNDYNLEQNGAKTDKAVELVKLLQKEGAPIDGVGFQGHLIVGETPSRSELAATFKRFTDLNVEVAITELDIRHESVPATASQLKTQGDEYADVVGACLDTKGCVGVTVWGITDKYSWIPGVFEGNGEALLYTDDYEKKPAWTSVSSLLAAAATGAPTGSSVAPVETTAPATTLETKTKPVYTVPGTTNYMNTTAPQTEQTRTALATETDDNDDDCAETDAPFPTYAIPTNGTQVYPTKAPVDDDSDDDCAETDASFPTYAVPTNGTQVYPTKAPVDDDDCAETEAPIPTQAPAPSGDCEEDDGEFEPTVAAVESTARVPVVRSSSAYTYKWNTETAAPQVPAPTGTAPAYPVGTGSGGVVKHYYQCGGKNYKGPTECEKPYKCVEHNEYYFQCV
- a CDS encoding hypothetical protein (EggNog:ENOG41); this encodes MLAYYLMKDYVAQVREQVYGNLKPDIMQLNTENMLELLTRKVTDTHLAELESMDDEDFSVYMEYTNFNKFLIQVLRVRPGFPPRHVMGPVKLWARHVADGFLMV